A window of the Lactuca sativa cultivar Salinas chromosome 7, Lsat_Salinas_v11, whole genome shotgun sequence genome harbors these coding sequences:
- the LOC111898467 gene encoding uncharacterized protein LOC111898467 → MIQKDIVNCFSKEIIKSICDEICKDVFRILVDESSDVSKKEQMAIVLRYVDRLRIVKERFIGVVHVLDTSSLTLKAAIDTVYSNSNLTIDQVRGQGYDRASNMSGALTVWRLLSFVAVAKKHDDVEEFFEQLGLAVTIRSKKERVATEIGIGETETRRRLNQEISLVRAGDTRWGSHFRTIVSLLNLFAEVVAVLKYVKEEGSTLSNRNQAKDILSYFKTLDFVLLLHLMLEILCLTDTLSKHLQKKDQDILEATSLVKGIKKALLVFRKDGFPQILKKVCAFCEKHSIGIVDMSEYYVTSQKHRTN, encoded by the exons ATGATTCAAAAAGATATTGTCAATTGCTTTTCAAAAGAGATAATCAAGTCTATTTGTGATGAAATTTGTAAAGATGTGTTCCGTATATTAGTTGATGAGTctagtgatgtttccaaaaaagAACAAATGGCTATAGTTTTGAGATATGTTGATAGACTCAGGATTGTAAAGGAAAGATTTATCGGAGTTGTTCACGTGTTGGATACATCCTCTTTGACTCTTAAAGCCGCCATCGATACCGTTTATTCCAACAGCAACTTGACTATCGATCAG GTGAGGGGGCAAGGTTATGATAGAGCAAGTAATATGAGTGGTGCATTAACG GTTTGGCGGTTACTATCGTTTGTGGCGGTTGCAAAGAAACATGATGATGTTGAAGAATTCTTTGAACAACTAGGTTTGGCGGTTACTATC AGAAGCAAAAAAGAAAGAGTGGCAACCGAAATTGGTATTGGTGAAACGGAAACAAGAAGAAGGTTGAATCAAGAGATTTCTCTTGTTCGAGCTGGAGATACTAGATGGGGTTCACATTTTAGAACAATTGTAAGTTTGTTGAATTTGTTTGCAGAAGTTGTTGCAGTCCTTAAATATGTCAAAGAGGAGGGGTCTACTTTATCTAACCGTAATCAAGCAAAGGATATTTTGTCATATTTCAAAACACTTGATTTTGTATTGCTTTTACACTTGATGTTGGAAATTCTATGCCTCACCGATACTTTGTCAAAGCATCTTCAGAAAAAAGATCAAGATATTTTGGAAGCGACTTCGTTAGTAAAAGGGATAAAGAAAGCATTGCTAGTTTTTAGAAAAGATGGGTTTCCACAAATTTTGAAGAAGGTGTGTGCTTTTTGTGAAAAGCATAGTATTGGAATTGTGGACATGTCAGAATATTATGTTACCTCACAAAAGCATAGGACCAATTAG